One region of Streptomyces leeuwenhoekii genomic DNA includes:
- a CDS encoding helix-turn-helix transcriptional regulator: MTDRRLWSYKDIAAHIRVQPDTVRSYRKHGLLPPPDHVESGKPYWYADTIRAWVASRPGNRPRGGR, encoded by the coding sequence ATGACCGATCGACGGCTCTGGTCCTACAAGGACATCGCGGCCCACATCCGGGTGCAGCCGGACACCGTGCGGTCCTACCGCAAGCACGGGCTGCTGCCGCCGCCCGACCACGTGGAGAGCGGCAAGCCGTACTGGTACGCCGACACGATCCGCGCCTGGGTGGCCTCCCGCCCGGGCAACCGGCCCCGGGGAGGGCGCTGA
- a CDS encoding heavy metal translocating P-type ATPase: MTSTTARTPTDTAPELSEVELLIGGMTCAACAARVEKKLNRMDGVTATVNYATQKARVAFPAGTEVADLIATVVKTGYTAREPEPPRQETPAAAGEAAGDPDLAALRRRLAVSALLAAPVVLLAMVPALQFDNWQWLSLTLAAPVVVWGGLPFHRAAWTNLRHGAATMDTLVSLGTLAAFGWSLWALFLGEAGMPGMRHGFDLTVSRADGASTIYLEVAAGVTAFLLLGRFLEARSKRRAGAALRALMELGAKDVAVLRDGREVRIAVDRLAVGDRFVVRPGEKIATDGVVVEGSAAVDTSLLTGESVPVDVVPGDPVTGATVNAGGRLVVEATGVGADTRLARMAKLVEDAQSGKAEVQRLADRVSGVFVPAVLLIAAGTFGAWLGTTGDPAAAFTAAVAVLIIACPCALGLATPTALMVGTGRGAQLGILIKGPEVLESTRRVDTVVLDKTGTVTTGRMTLQEVYAAGGTDEKELLRLAGAVEDASEHPVGRAIAAGAAERVGPLPAARDFANVPGRGVRARVEGHEVAVGRLAEHTGHLPWEVARAKEKAEREGRTAVVVGWDGAVRGVVAVADAVKDTSAEAVRELRALGLTPVLLTGDNRAVADAVARAVGIDQVIAEVLPEDKVAAVRRLQDEGRTVAMVGDGVNDAAALAAADLGLAMGTGTDAAIEAGDLTLVRGDLRVAADAIRLARATLGTIKGNLVWAFGYNVAALPLAAAGLLSPMIAGAAMAFSSVFVVTNSLRLRAFH, from the coding sequence ATGACCAGCACCACCGCCCGTACGCCCACGGACACCGCGCCGGAGCTCTCGGAGGTCGAGCTGCTCATCGGCGGAATGACCTGCGCGGCCTGCGCGGCCCGCGTCGAGAAGAAGCTCAACCGCATGGACGGCGTCACCGCCACGGTGAACTACGCGACCCAGAAGGCGCGGGTCGCCTTCCCCGCGGGCACCGAGGTCGCCGACCTGATCGCGACCGTGGTGAAGACCGGGTACACCGCGCGGGAGCCCGAACCCCCGCGCCAGGAGACCCCCGCCGCGGCCGGGGAGGCGGCCGGCGACCCGGACCTGGCCGCCCTGCGCCGGCGGCTGGCCGTCTCCGCCCTGCTCGCCGCCCCCGTGGTCCTGCTCGCGATGGTCCCGGCGCTCCAGTTCGACAACTGGCAGTGGCTCTCGCTGACCCTGGCCGCGCCCGTCGTCGTCTGGGGCGGCCTGCCCTTCCACCGCGCCGCCTGGACCAATCTGCGGCACGGCGCCGCGACCATGGACACGCTGGTCTCCCTGGGCACGCTGGCCGCCTTCGGCTGGTCGCTGTGGGCGCTGTTCCTCGGTGAGGCGGGCATGCCGGGCATGCGGCACGGCTTCGACCTCACCGTCTCCCGCGCCGACGGCGCCTCGACGATCTACCTGGAGGTCGCCGCCGGGGTCACCGCCTTCCTGCTGCTCGGCCGCTTCCTGGAGGCCCGCTCCAAACGGCGCGCCGGTGCCGCGCTGCGGGCGCTGATGGAGCTCGGCGCCAAGGACGTGGCGGTGCTCCGGGACGGGCGCGAGGTGCGGATCGCGGTGGACCGGCTGGCCGTGGGCGACCGGTTCGTCGTCCGCCCCGGCGAGAAGATCGCCACGGACGGCGTCGTCGTGGAGGGCTCCGCCGCGGTGGACACCTCGTTGCTGACCGGCGAGTCGGTTCCGGTGGACGTGGTGCCGGGCGACCCGGTCACCGGTGCCACGGTCAACGCCGGCGGGCGGCTGGTCGTGGAGGCCACCGGGGTGGGCGCCGACACCCGGCTGGCCCGGATGGCGAAGCTGGTGGAGGACGCGCAGAGCGGGAAGGCGGAGGTGCAGCGCCTGGCGGACCGCGTCTCCGGGGTCTTCGTCCCGGCCGTGCTGCTGATCGCCGCCGGCACCTTCGGCGCCTGGCTGGGCACCACCGGCGACCCGGCCGCCGCCTTCACCGCCGCCGTCGCGGTGCTGATCATCGCCTGCCCGTGCGCGCTGGGCCTGGCCACGCCGACCGCGCTGATGGTCGGCACCGGCCGCGGGGCGCAGCTCGGCATCCTCATCAAGGGCCCGGAGGTCCTGGAGTCCACCCGCCGCGTCGACACCGTCGTCCTGGACAAGACCGGCACCGTCACCACCGGCCGCATGACCCTCCAGGAGGTGTACGCCGCCGGGGGCACCGACGAGAAGGAGCTGCTGCGGCTCGCCGGCGCCGTCGAGGACGCCTCCGAGCACCCGGTGGGCCGGGCGATCGCCGCCGGTGCGGCGGAGCGGGTCGGCCCGCTGCCCGCCGCGCGCGACTTCGCGAACGTGCCCGGGCGCGGCGTACGGGCGCGTGTGGAGGGCCACGAGGTGGCCGTGGGGCGCCTCGCCGAGCACACCGGCCACCTCCCGTGGGAGGTGGCGCGCGCCAAGGAGAAGGCCGAGCGGGAGGGCCGTACGGCCGTCGTGGTCGGCTGGGACGGGGCGGTACGCGGGGTGGTCGCGGTCGCCGACGCGGTGAAGGACACCAGCGCCGAGGCGGTGCGCGAGCTGCGGGCGCTGGGCCTGACGCCGGTGCTGCTGACCGGGGACAACCGGGCGGTGGCGGACGCGGTGGCCCGCGCCGTGGGGATCGACCAGGTGATCGCGGAGGTGCTGCCCGAGGACAAGGTCGCCGCCGTACGGCGGCTCCAGGACGAGGGGCGGACGGTCGCCATGGTGGGCGACGGGGTCAACGACGCCGCCGCGCTGGCCGCCGCCGACCTGGGCCTGGCGATGGGCACCGGCACGGACGCGGCGATCGAGGCGGGCGATCTGACGCTGGTGCGCGGGGACCTGCGGGTGGCCGCGGACGCGATCCGGCTGGCGCGCGCGACACTGGGCACGATCAAGGGCAACCTCGTCTGGGCCTTCGGCTACAACGTCGCGGCGCTGCCGCTGGCCGCCGCCGGACTGCTGAGCCCGATGATCGCCGGGGCGGCGATGGCCTTCTCCTCCGTGTTCGTCGTCACGAACAGCCTGCGGCTCCGGGCCTTTCACTGA
- a CDS encoding zinc-dependent alcohol dehydrogenase family protein → MRAVVFERYGEPAEVREVADPRPAPHGVVVRVEATGLCRSDWHGWQGHDPGITLPHVPGHELAGAVEAVGERVTAWRPGDRVTVPFVCACGACAACAAGDQQVCERQTQPGFTHWGSFAQYVALDHADVNLVAVPEDMSFATAASLGCRFATAFRAVVQQGRVAAGEWVAVHGCGGVGLSAVMIAAASGARVVAVDVSPAALELARTFGAARCVDAARTEDTAAAVRELTGGGAHLSLDALGSPATCAASVDGLRRRGRHVQVGLLPSVSGTTPVPMARVIALELELLGSHGMAAHTYPPMLELVRSGALRPDLLVTATLPLDAAPAALAALGTAPGAGMTVIEPWS, encoded by the coding sequence ATGCGCGCGGTGGTGTTCGAGCGGTACGGGGAACCGGCCGAGGTGCGGGAGGTGGCCGACCCCCGGCCCGCCCCGCACGGGGTCGTGGTGCGCGTGGAGGCCACCGGGCTGTGCCGCAGCGACTGGCACGGCTGGCAGGGCCACGACCCCGGCATCACCCTGCCGCACGTGCCCGGCCACGAACTCGCCGGTGCGGTCGAGGCGGTGGGCGAGCGGGTCACGGCCTGGCGCCCCGGCGACCGGGTCACCGTGCCCTTCGTCTGCGCCTGCGGCGCCTGCGCGGCCTGCGCGGCGGGCGACCAGCAGGTGTGCGAACGGCAGACGCAGCCCGGCTTCACCCACTGGGGTTCCTTCGCCCAGTACGTCGCCCTGGACCACGCCGACGTGAACCTCGTCGCCGTCCCCGAGGACATGTCGTTCGCGACGGCGGCCTCGCTCGGCTGCCGGTTCGCCACCGCGTTCCGGGCCGTGGTGCAGCAGGGCCGGGTGGCGGCGGGGGAGTGGGTCGCGGTGCACGGGTGCGGCGGGGTGGGGCTGTCGGCGGTGATGATCGCGGCGGCCTCCGGCGCGCGGGTCGTCGCCGTCGACGTCTCCCCCGCGGCGCTGGAGCTCGCGCGGACCTTCGGGGCGGCGCGGTGCGTGGACGCCGCCCGGACCGAGGACACCGCGGCGGCGGTCCGCGAACTCACCGGCGGCGGCGCCCACCTCTCCCTGGACGCGCTCGGCTCCCCGGCCACCTGCGCCGCGTCCGTCGACGGCCTGCGCCGCCGGGGCCGCCACGTCCAGGTCGGCCTGCTGCCCTCCGTGTCCGGCACCACACCCGTGCCCATGGCCCGCGTGATCGCCCTGGAACTCGAACTGCTCGGCAGCCACGGCATGGCCGCGCACACCTATCCGCCGATGCTGGAGCTGGTCCGCTCCGGCGCGCTGCGGCCGGACCTGCTGGTCACCGCCACCCTCCCGCTGGACGCGGCCCCCGCCGCCCTGGCCGCGCTGGGCACGGCGCCCGGGGCGGGCATGACGGTCATCGAACCGTGGAGCTGA
- the mmsA gene encoding CoA-acylating methylmalonate-semialdehyde dehydrogenase, giving the protein MTNIVNHWIGGKSVEGASGTYGPVTDPATGAVTTKVAFASVEEVDAAVAAARAAFASWGQSSLAQRTQILFRFRALLDAHRDEIAALITAEHGKVRSDALGEVARGLEIVDLACGITVQLKGELSTQVASRVDVAAIRQPLGVVAGITPFNFPAMVPMWMFPIAIACGNTFVLKPSEKDPSASVRLAELLSEAGLPDGVFNVVHGDKVAVDRLLEHPDVKAVSFVGSTPIARHIHTTASAHGKRVQALGGAKNHMLVLPDADLDAAADAAVSAAYGSAGERCMAISAVVAVGSIGDELVEKIRERAEKIKIGPGNDPASEMGPLITRAHRDKVASYVRNAAAEGCEVVLDGTGFTVDGHEDGHWIGISLLDRVPTTAKAYQDEIFGPVLCVLRAGTYEEGVALINASPFGNGTAIFTRDGGAARRFQLEAEAGMVGVNVPIPVPVGYHSFGGWKDSLFGDHHIYGNDGTHFYTRGKVVTTRWPDPADAPAGVDLGFPRNH; this is encoded by the coding sequence ATGACGAACATCGTCAACCACTGGATCGGCGGAAAGTCCGTCGAAGGCGCTTCGGGCACGTACGGGCCGGTGACCGATCCGGCGACCGGCGCGGTCACCACCAAGGTCGCCTTCGCCTCCGTCGAGGAGGTGGACGCGGCGGTCGCCGCCGCCCGGGCCGCCTTCGCCTCCTGGGGTCAGTCGTCCCTGGCCCAGCGGACGCAGATCCTGTTCCGGTTCCGCGCGCTGCTGGACGCGCACCGCGACGAGATCGCCGCCCTGATCACCGCCGAGCACGGCAAGGTGCGCTCCGACGCGCTCGGCGAGGTGGCGCGCGGCCTGGAGATCGTCGACCTGGCCTGCGGCATCACCGTGCAGCTCAAGGGCGAGCTGTCGACACAGGTCGCCAGCCGCGTCGACGTGGCCGCGATCCGGCAGCCGCTCGGGGTGGTCGCGGGCATCACGCCGTTCAACTTCCCGGCCATGGTGCCGATGTGGATGTTCCCGATCGCCATCGCCTGCGGCAACACCTTCGTGCTGAAGCCGAGCGAGAAGGACCCGTCGGCCTCCGTACGCCTCGCGGAACTGCTGTCCGAGGCCGGTCTGCCCGACGGCGTCTTCAACGTCGTGCACGGCGACAAGGTGGCCGTGGACCGCCTCCTGGAGCACCCGGACGTCAAGGCCGTCTCCTTCGTGGGGTCCACCCCGATCGCCCGCCACATCCACACCACCGCCTCCGCCCACGGCAAGCGGGTGCAGGCCCTGGGCGGCGCCAAGAACCACATGCTGGTCCTGCCGGACGCCGATCTGGACGCGGCGGCGGACGCGGCCGTCTCGGCGGCCTACGGCTCGGCGGGCGAGCGCTGCATGGCGATCTCCGCGGTCGTCGCGGTCGGCTCGATCGGCGACGAGCTGGTGGAGAAGATCCGCGAGCGCGCCGAGAAGATCAAGATCGGTCCGGGGAACGACCCGGCCTCCGAGATGGGCCCGCTGATCACCAGGGCGCACCGCGACAAGGTCGCCTCCTACGTGCGGAACGCGGCGGCCGAGGGCTGCGAAGTCGTCCTGGACGGCACCGGTTTCACCGTCGACGGTCACGAGGACGGCCACTGGATCGGCATCTCGCTGCTGGACCGGGTGCCGACCACGGCCAAGGCGTACCAGGACGAGATCTTCGGCCCGGTGCTGTGCGTGCTGCGCGCCGGGACGTACGAGGAGGGCGTGGCCCTCATCAACGCCTCACCCTTCGGCAACGGCACCGCGATCTTCACCCGGGACGGCGGCGCGGCCCGCCGCTTCCAGCTCGAGGCCGAGGCCGGCATGGTCGGCGTCAACGTGCCGATCCCGGTCCCGGTCGGCTACCACTCCTTCGGCGGCTGGAAGGACTCGCTCTTCGGCGACCACCACATCTACGGCAACGACGGCACCCACTTCTACACCCGCGGCAAGGTCGTCACCACCCGCTGGCCGGACCCGGCCGACGCCCCGGCCGGCGTCGACCTGGGCTTCCCGCGCAACCACTGA
- a CDS encoding heavy-metal-associated domain-containing protein, whose translation MTAQTDTPGSVTTVYKVSGMSCGHCEGAVSGEISQIPGVSSVQAVASTGEVTVVSAAPLDEAAVRAAVDEAGFELVGAA comes from the coding sequence ATGACCGCCCAGACCGACACCCCGGGTTCCGTCACCACCGTCTACAAGGTGAGCGGAATGAGCTGCGGACACTGCGAGGGCGCCGTCTCCGGCGAGATCTCCCAGATCCCCGGCGTCAGCTCGGTGCAGGCCGTGGCCTCCACCGGTGAGGTCACCGTCGTCTCCGCGGCCCCGCTCGACGAGGCGGCCGTGCGCGCGGCCGTCGACGAGGCGGGCTTCGAGCTCGTCGGCGCCGCCTGA
- a CDS encoding citrate synthase has protein sequence MSDNSVVLRYDGSEYTYPVIDSTVGDKGFDIGKLRAQTGLVTLDSGYGNTAAYKSAITYLDGEAGILRYRGYPIEQLAERSTFLEVAYLLINGELPTVDQLTEFQNDITQHTLLHEDVKNFYKGFPRDAHPMAMLSSVVSALSTFYQDSHNPFDETQRNLSTIRLLAKLPTIAAYAYKKSIGHPFVYPRNDLSYVENFLRMTFSVPAQEYELDPIVVSALDKLLILHADHEQNCSTSTVRLVGSSQANMFASISAGINALWGPLHGGANQSVLEMLEGIRDAGGDVDSFIRKVKNKEDGVRLMGFGHRVYKNFDPRAKIIKAAAHDVLSALGKSDELLDIALKLEEHALSDDYFVSRSLYPNVDFYTGLIYRAMGFPTEMFTVLFALGRLPGWIAQWHEMIKEPGSRIGRPRQIYTGVVERDFVPVEER, from the coding sequence GTGAGCGACAACTCTGTAGTACTGCGGTACGACGGCAGCGAGTACACCTACCCGGTGATCGACAGCACCGTCGGCGACAAGGGCTTCGACATCGGCAAGCTGCGCGCCCAGACCGGTCTGGTGACGCTGGACAGCGGGTACGGCAACACCGCCGCCTACAAATCCGCCATCACCTACCTGGACGGCGAGGCGGGCATCCTCCGGTACCGCGGCTACCCGATCGAGCAGCTCGCCGAGCGCTCCACCTTCCTGGAGGTGGCCTACCTGCTGATCAACGGCGAGCTGCCGACCGTCGACCAGCTCACCGAGTTCCAGAACGACATCACGCAGCACACCCTGCTGCACGAGGACGTCAAGAACTTCTACAAGGGCTTCCCGCGCGACGCCCACCCGATGGCCATGCTGTCGTCGGTCGTCTCGGCGCTGTCCACCTTCTACCAGGACAGCCACAACCCGTTCGACGAGACGCAGCGCAACCTCTCCACCATCCGCCTGCTCGCCAAGCTCCCGACGATCGCGGCGTACGCCTACAAGAAGTCGATCGGCCACCCGTTCGTCTACCCGCGCAACGACCTGAGCTACGTCGAGAACTTCCTGCGCATGACCTTCTCGGTCCCGGCCCAGGAGTACGAGCTCGACCCGATCGTCGTCTCCGCGCTGGACAAGCTGCTGATCCTGCACGCGGACCACGAGCAGAACTGCTCGACCTCCACGGTCCGCCTGGTCGGCTCCTCGCAGGCGAACATGTTCGCCTCCATCTCGGCCGGCATCAACGCCCTGTGGGGCCCGCTGCACGGCGGTGCCAACCAGTCGGTGCTGGAGATGCTGGAGGGCATCCGCGACGCCGGCGGCGACGTCGACTCCTTCATCCGCAAGGTGAAGAACAAGGAGGACGGCGTCCGCCTGATGGGCTTCGGCCACCGGGTCTACAAGAACTTCGACCCGCGCGCCAAGATCATCAAGGCCGCCGCGCACGATGTCCTGTCCGCTCTCGGCAAGAGCGACGAGCTGCTCGACATCGCCCTGAAGCTGGAGGAGCACGCGCTCTCCGACGACTACTTCGTCTCGCGCAGCCTCTACCCGAACGTCGACTTCTACACCGGCCTGATCTACCGGGCCATGGGCTTCCCGACCGAGATGTTCACGGTCCTGTTCGCCCTCGGCCGCCTGCCGGGCTGGATCGCCCAGTGGCACGAGATGATCAAGGAGCCGGGTTCCCGCATCGGCCGCCCCCGCCAGATCTACACCGGCGTGGTCGAGCGTGACTTCGTGCCGGTCGAGGAGCGCTGA
- the iolC gene encoding 5-dehydro-2-deoxygluconokinase — protein MTYDLITMGRIGVDLYPLQTGVPLSRVTSFGKFLGGSAANVAVAAARLGRRTAVITRTGDDPFGAYLHEALRGFGVDDRWVTPVPGLPTPLTFCEVFPPDDFPLYFYRRPKAPDLEIDAHELDLDAVRAARMFWVTGTGLSEEPSRTATLAALAHRAKAGPTVIDLDWRPMFWSDPDAARPFYAQALRHTTIAVGNLDEVEIATGVREPHAAARALLAAGVELAVVKQGPKGVLAVSRDGTSAEIPPLPVTVLNGLGAGDAFGGSLCHGLLAGWDLERTMRHANAAGAIVASRLECSSAMPTPDEVAAALAAGAVR, from the coding sequence ATGACGTACGACCTGATCACCATGGGGCGGATCGGAGTGGACCTCTACCCGCTGCAGACCGGTGTTCCGCTGTCGCGGGTGACGTCCTTCGGCAAGTTCCTCGGCGGCTCGGCGGCCAACGTCGCGGTCGCCGCCGCCCGCCTCGGGCGCCGTACGGCGGTGATCACCCGCACCGGCGACGACCCGTTCGGCGCCTACCTCCACGAGGCGCTGCGCGGCTTCGGCGTCGACGACCGCTGGGTCACCCCGGTCCCCGGGCTGCCGACGCCCCTCACCTTCTGCGAGGTCTTCCCGCCGGACGACTTCCCGCTGTACTTCTACCGGCGCCCCAAGGCCCCCGACCTGGAGATCGACGCCCACGAACTCGACCTCGACGCCGTCCGCGCCGCCCGGATGTTCTGGGTGACCGGCACCGGACTGAGCGAGGAGCCCAGCCGCACGGCGACCCTCGCCGCCCTGGCCCACCGCGCCAAGGCCGGACCGACCGTCATCGACCTCGACTGGCGCCCCATGTTCTGGTCCGACCCGGACGCCGCCCGCCCCTTCTACGCGCAGGCCCTGCGTCACACGACCATCGCCGTCGGCAACCTCGACGAGGTGGAGATCGCCACCGGCGTGCGCGAACCGCACGCCGCCGCCCGCGCCCTCCTGGCCGCCGGGGTGGAACTCGCCGTCGTCAAACAGGGCCCCAAGGGGGTCCTGGCGGTTTCCCGCGACGGCACCTCCGCCGAGATCCCCCCGCTGCCGGTGACCGTCCTCAACGGCCTCGGCGCCGGGGACGCCTTCGGCGGCTCGCTCTGCCACGGCCTGCTCGCCGGCTGGGACCTGGAGCGCACCATGCGGCACGCCAACGCGGCCGGCGCGATCGTCGCCTCCCGGCTGGAGTGCTCCTCCGCGATGCCCACCCCGGACGAGGTGGCGGCCGCTCTCGCCGCCGGGGCCGTGCGGTGA